CCATGACCTGACCCGACGTAGGCCGTTCCAGCAGATTGACACAGCGAATCAGCGTACTTTTACCGGCTCCACTGGAGCCAATAACGCCGTAAATAGAGCCTTCCGGTACTGACAGGTTGATGCCGTCCACGGCCTTCACCTCTTTGTTGCCAGCCTTGAAGACTTTGTTGAGATTTTTCAGTTCTATCATTGTTGCTCCTGCCTTTACCAAGCTCTGGCTCTTTACAGCATCACTTCGGCAGATCATTCAGGTTAGGGCTTGGCTGGAGCAGCAAACTAAACTGCAGACTCCGGTCGAGGGCAGGACGTCCATCCCGGACAAAAAAAAACCACTCTGGCTAAACAGAGTGGTTTTTCATGAATTCTTTCGATAAACCCTTCTTTTAGCGGTATTTTTAGTGCGCCCGCAAGCCAAGACAAATCAGCGCATGGGCGCAATTTATGCAATTTCGGTAGGGGATGTCAACTGTAAATCAGAAATAGCCCGTCAGATCGCCGAAATAATTGCGCTGATACCTGCCACAGAACACAGCAAAAGTAACGCTTTGCGAATCATAGCCTGATTGACGTGAGGCACCAGTTTTCTTGCCACCAGATTGCCTGCCAGCACACAGGGCACGAACATCAGGCCATATTTCAACTGCACCCAGCCAAACTGACCACTGTAGGTAAGAATCGACAATGAAATCACTGCACTGGCAACAAAATAGGCAGAAAGGTTGGCACGGATGCGTTCGCTGCTCTGGTTTTGCATCACCAGTGCCATGGGAGGCCCGCCAATGGATGAGGCCGTCCCCATGATTCCCGACACCAGTCCAGCCGAGAACAGCGTTTTGCCATTGGCCTGAACTTTATAAGGGCTGAGGCTGGCCATCACCGCAAATAACACCGACCCGCCCATAAACAACCCCATGGTGCGTTGTGAAGCAACGGTCAACAAAGCAGCCCCCAACAACGAACCCGGAATACGCCCCATGATCGCTGATTTGAGATCACTCAGCTCCACCGCATGAAGATTACGTTTTGCGGTCAGCCCACCCACCAGCATTGCCATCAGGATAATGGAGCCGGGCACCAGCTCGGGTGTGACCAGATAAAGAATCGGCGCGGCGACGATAGCCAGGCCAAAACCGATAGTTCCCTGAACCAGGGCACCAAAGAAAATCGCAACAAAAACCGTGAGTAATTCAAATAACGAAAAATCCATTTAACCAGATGCTATCGATAGGTAAATAGCTATTTTATACCGTTATAAAAAAGGAATCTGCTGCGGATTGTGCGAGGATTCAGCCTATTTAAATCACTGTTCCAGTAATTCTTTGTAGTGCTTTCTGCAAACCGACAGGTAAGTATCGTTACCTCCGATCTGTACTTGGGAACCCGATTTAACCGGACGACCATCGCCGTCCAATCGTAACTGCATGATGGCTTTCTTCTCGCACTTTTTGCAGATACTCTTTATTTCAGACAATTCATCTGCAACGGCCAGTAACACTTTGCTACCTGGGAAAGCTTCTCCAAAAGCATCCGTGCGCAAACCAAAACACAGCACCGGAATGCCCAGCTGATCAACCACTGCCGACAGTTCCCATACCTGCTGTTCACTAAGAAACTGCGCCTCATCGACCATGACACAGGTTAAACGTGACTCGTCGTGTTCATGACGGATCTGCTGCAACAGGTTTTCATTGCCGGATATAGCAACGGCCTCTTTCTGCAGTCCAATGCGAGAAGTAATTTTTCCAACACCAAAGCGGTCATCAACCATTGGCGTCAGCAGAAGTACACGCTTACCCGCCGACTCGTAATTATGAGCCGCTTGCAGCAGGTATGTGCTTTTTCCGGAGTCCATGGAAGAATAATAGAAATACAGCGAAGCCATCTAAGAGCACCATCAACAAGATGGTACTATAGTAACTCGCTAGCGGTACGGATTCTGTCCGTGAATATGCGGTTAAACAGGCAGCTTATAACTGTGAGCAAAGATTAAGTTCAAGATCGGAAAACAGCGATGACCTCAAGGCGGCTGGAGCAGCAAATGAAGAACCGATCAGCAATTTCCAGTATTTTTGCGGCCACTGTTTATCAACATCGGGGGTGTCAGCAGTGGCACTGGACAGACGCTCCTTACTGATATCAACACAATGATCACCATTAATGTCATAGCCCAGTACATTACCTTCAAAGTCATCCACCCGCTTAAGTTCGTAGGCGGCCTGAGCATGAACATCCACAAAGGGGTTATCCGCAACATAGTGACGAAGTTCGTACTCACTAGCACCCACTGTCACCACACCTTCAGCAAATGAAAACGTGTTGACCATCCCGCGTCCACCATTGCCAGAAATGGTGTAAACAGCCACTCCATAATTCACTATTTTTTCCAGCAGCAGAATAATTTCATAAGTATCATTCCACACAGGATCTTCACGTCCCATGGCGTGAATCTGTTTTTTATACCGATCAACGCTTGAGCGTTTCAGCGGTTGATCAAACGCACTGATCAAGGTGGACGACTCCCATGACAACACCAGTGCATCAAGCGGCTGAATCTGCAACCGTGCATTAATTTTCTGAAGATTACGACGAATCTCACTCATGGGTGAACGATCGTCCTGAATAGGATAAGTGATGAATGTGATGCGGGGGTGGGCAGCAATCATGCGAACAATGTCGCCATGATAGAAAGGTTCTTTGACTTCATCGTTATCGATATCCACCATGCCATACAGCCAGCTGTGGCTGGTGCGGTCTTCATCCGAGCCAAAACCATTTAGCCGTGGATAGAATCGATCCAGTATCGCGACTTTATAAATTTTTTGTCCTGGTGCAGGTAAAGATTGAGCCTGCAAATTGGTCTGAACATTAACGATCAAAAGCAGCAGAAAGATGGCCAGTCGCACTCTTACCTCCACAGCTAAAACAAACCCGAATAAAAGTCATCGGCTGTTACCCGGGCTTCTTCACAATGTGGAAAAGTAATTTTTAATTGTTCTCCAGCTCGCTGACAGAATCCGTAACCTTAGCCGTAATATCCTGCTTCCACGCCAGAGCCGGCATAACCAGTTTCTTTGTCAGCAGTTTCCATGCCTTATAGCGATCGCCTGGCTGTTTGCTGCCCTCCAGAGCTTGCAAAGGGAAGAAGATATAACTGTAGGACGACGGCTGGTTGACCTCACTGACCCTGAACAGTTTATCAACAGACAACATAATGTCGTAATCTGTCCGGTCTTCCAGAGTTTGGAATGCTTTTTTTGATACAGACCAGCGCCCGGTGCGCCCATTAAACTGTTCAAGCCTGTACGGCTTCTCAGGCTTAAGCCCTTTAAGCTTGACTTTGTGGGTCCAGAGTTTGCTCTGATTATTCACATAAGTGACGCGAAGGCCGACTTTTTCTGATTTACAACAAAGTCGGCCACCCGTTGATTTCCAAGGTCTAGAGGAAAATATATTGCACATAAGTACATTAAAAATACAGCAAAATCGACGCATTTGGACGACACATGTCTTTCGAAATGCGGCAAATTAATGTTGTAACATGGTGCTATTTTCTTATCTAAGCCTTGGGAATTCTGAAAAGTCCGAATTTTGGCATTTACAGTAAAAGTCGGTCTTCGCGTATAAGTGCCTGCAAGGTATTCT
Above is a window of Endozoicomonas montiporae CL-33 DNA encoding:
- a CDS encoding thymidine kinase, translated to MASLYFYYSSMDSGKSTYLLQAAHNYESAGKRVLLLTPMVDDRFGVGKITSRIGLQKEAVAISGNENLLQQIRHEHDESRLTCVMVDEAQFLSEQQVWELSAVVDQLGIPVLCFGLRTDAFGEAFPGSKVLLAVADELSEIKSICKKCEKKAIMQLRLDGDGRPVKSGSQVQIGGNDTYLSVCRKHYKELLEQ
- a CDS encoding sulfite exporter TauE/SafE family protein; translated protein: MDFSLFELLTVFVAIFFGALVQGTIGFGLAIVAAPILYLVTPELVPGSIILMAMLVGGLTAKRNLHAVELSDLKSAIMGRIPGSLLGAALLTVASQRTMGLFMGGSVLFAVMASLSPYKVQANGKTLFSAGLVSGIMGTASSIGGPPMALVMQNQSSERIRANLSAYFVASAVISLSILTYSGQFGWVQLKYGLMFVPCVLAGNLVARKLVPHVNQAMIRKALLLLCSVAGISAIISAI